One genomic region from Pseudomonas sp. R5-89-07 encodes:
- a CDS encoding glycine betaine ABC transporter substrate-binding protein, translated as MKMRRLLGAAATLVVAMGSTLASADSKTLSIGYVDGWSDSVATTHVAAEVIKQKLGYDVKLQAVATGIMWQGVATGKLDAMLSAWLPVTHGEYWTKNKDKVVDYGPNFKDAKIGLIVPEYVKAKSIEDLKTDTTFKNKIVGIDAGSGVMLKTDEAIKQYGLDYKLQASSGAAMIAELTRAEDKQESIAVTGWVPHWMFAKWKLRFLDDPKGIYGAAETVNSIGSKGLEKKAPEVAAFLKKFQWASKDEIGEVMLAIQEGAKPDAAAKDWVAKHPERVAEWTAK; from the coding sequence ATGAAGATGCGACGACTCTTGGGCGCAGCTGCCACTCTGGTAGTTGCGATGGGCTCCACACTGGCCAGTGCCGACAGCAAAACCCTGAGCATCGGCTACGTCGATGGCTGGTCGGACAGTGTTGCCACCACCCATGTGGCGGCAGAAGTGATCAAGCAAAAGCTCGGCTATGACGTGAAACTGCAAGCGGTCGCCACCGGCATCATGTGGCAGGGCGTCGCCACCGGCAAGCTCGACGCCATGCTGTCCGCCTGGCTGCCGGTAACCCACGGCGAATACTGGACCAAGAACAAGGACAAGGTGGTCGACTACGGCCCCAACTTCAAGGACGCGAAAATTGGCTTGATCGTGCCGGAGTACGTCAAGGCCAAGTCCATCGAAGACCTCAAGACCGACACCACCTTCAAAAACAAGATCGTCGGCATCGACGCCGGTTCAGGCGTGATGCTCAAGACCGACGAAGCCATCAAGCAATACGGCCTGGACTACAAGCTGCAAGCCAGCTCGGGCGCCGCGATGATCGCCGAACTGACCCGTGCCGAAGACAAGCAGGAGTCCATCGCCGTCACCGGTTGGGTGCCGCACTGGATGTTCGCCAAGTGGAAACTGCGTTTCCTGGACGACCCAAAAGGGATTTATGGTGCTGCTGAAACCGTCAACAGCATCGGCAGCAAGGGCCTGGAGAAGAAAGCGCCGGAAGTCGCGGCCTTCCTGAAAAAATTCCAGTGGGCCTCCAAGGATGAAATCGGTGAAGTCATGCTCGCTATCCAGGAAGGTGCCAAGCCCGATGCCGCGGCCAAGGATTGGGTCGCCAAGCACCCAGAGCGTGTCGCTGAGTGGACCGCTAAGTAA
- a CDS encoding DUF485 domain-containing protein codes for MNDSIYLSIQNSPRFKELVRKRERFAWILSAIMLGLYSAFILLIAYGPQVLGAKLSPGSSITWGIPLGVGLIVSAFILTAIYVRRANGEFDDLNNAILKEAAQ; via the coding sequence ATGAACGACAGCATTTACCTCTCGATTCAAAACAGCCCCCGTTTCAAGGAGCTGGTAAGAAAAAGGGAAAGGTTCGCCTGGATTCTCTCGGCGATCATGCTAGGGCTTTACTCCGCTTTCATCCTGTTGATCGCCTATGGGCCGCAAGTGCTGGGGGCCAAGCTCAGCCCCGGTTCTTCGATCACCTGGGGCATTCCGCTGGGCGTCGGGCTGATTGTGTCCGCTTTCATCCTGACCGCTATCTACGTGCGCCGCGCCAATGGCGAATTTGACGACCTGAACAATGCGATTCTCAAGGAGGCTGCGCAATGA